The Ciconia boyciana chromosome 17, ASM3463844v1, whole genome shotgun sequence genome contains a region encoding:
- the DUSP14 gene encoding dual specificity protein phosphatase 14: MTSRSHNSLPRTLMAPRMLSEGALGGIAQITPSLYLSRGSVASNRHLLLSRGITCIINATIEIPNFNWPQFEYVKVPLADMPNAPISLYFDSVADKINSVARKHGATLVHCAAGVSRSATLCIAYLMKYHKVSLFEAYNWVKSRRPVIRPNVGFWRQLIDYERKLFGKTTVKMVQTPYGIIPDVYERERRPLMPYWGI, encoded by the coding sequence ATGACCTCCAGAAGCCACAACTCCTTACCGAGAACTCTGATGGCTCCACGAATGCTTTCCGAAGGTGCCCTCGGGGGCATCGCCCAAATCACCCCCTCGCTCTACCTGAGCCGGGGCAGCGTCGCCTCCAACCGGCACCTGCTCCTCTCCCGGGGAATCACCTGCATAATCAACGCGACCATCGAGATTCCCAATTTTAACTGGCCCCAGTTTGAATACGTGAAAGTGCCTTTGGCTGACATGCCCAACGCCCCCATCTCCCTGTACTTCGACAGCGTCGCCGACAAGATAAACAGCGTGGCGCGGAAGCACGGGGCCACCTTAGTCCATTGTGCCGCTGGCGTGAGCAGGTCGGCCACCCTCTGCATCGCCTACCTGATGAAGTACCACAAGGTGTCCCTCTTTGAGGCATACAACTGGGTCAAATCGAGACGCCCCGTTATACGCCCCAACGTGGGCTTCTGGAGGCAACTGATAGACTACGAGAGGAAGCTCTTTGGGAAGACGACGGTTAAAATGGTACAGACACCATATGGCATCATCCCAGACGtttatgagagagagaggagaccCCTGATGCCTTACTGGGGAATTTAA